A portion of the Pseudomonas koreensis genome contains these proteins:
- the xdhA gene encoding xanthine dehydrogenase small subunit yields MIQFLLNQELRSEHALDPNLTVLNYLREHVGKPGTKEGCASGDCGACTVVVGELQTDDTGREHIRYRSLNSCLTFVSSLHGKQLISVEDLKHKGELHSVQKAMVECHGSQCGFCTPGFVMSLFALQKNSDAPDQAKAHEALAGNLCRCTGYRPILAAAEQSCCAKPADQFDAREAETIARLKAIAPTDIGELNSGDKRCLVPLTVADLADLYDAYPQARLLAGGTDLALEVTQFHRTLPVMIYVGNVAEMKRIETFADRIEIGAATALSDCYEALNAEYPDFGELLHRFASLQIRNQGTLGGNIGNASPIGDSPPLLIALGAQIVLCKGETRRTLNLEDYFIDYRVTARQESEFIEKIIVPRASAEQLFRAYKVSKRLDDDISAVCAAFNLRVDNGVISDARVAFGGMAAIPKRAAHCEAVLLGQPFNNAVIERACAALAEDFTPLSDFRASKEYRLLSAQNLLRKYFIELQTPHIETRVTAYV; encoded by the coding sequence GTGATCCAGTTTTTACTTAACCAGGAACTCCGTAGCGAGCATGCCCTGGACCCGAATCTGACCGTGCTCAACTACCTGCGCGAACACGTGGGCAAGCCCGGCACCAAAGAAGGTTGCGCCAGCGGCGATTGCGGCGCCTGCACCGTGGTGGTTGGCGAGTTGCAGACCGATGATACCGGGCGTGAACACATCCGCTATCGCAGCCTCAATTCTTGCCTGACCTTCGTCTCGTCCCTGCACGGCAAACAACTGATCAGCGTCGAAGACCTCAAGCACAAGGGCGAACTGCACAGCGTGCAGAAAGCCATGGTCGAGTGCCACGGTTCACAGTGCGGCTTCTGCACCCCCGGTTTCGTCATGTCGTTGTTCGCCCTGCAAAAGAACAGCGATGCGCCGGATCAGGCCAAGGCCCACGAAGCGCTGGCCGGCAACCTCTGCCGCTGCACCGGCTACCGGCCGATTCTCGCCGCCGCCGAACAATCCTGCTGCGCCAAGCCTGCGGATCAGTTCGACGCCCGCGAAGCCGAAACCATCGCCCGCCTCAAAGCCATCGCCCCGACCGATATCGGTGAACTCAACAGCGGCGACAAGCGTTGCCTGGTGCCGCTGACCGTGGCCGATCTGGCCGACCTCTATGACGCTTATCCACAAGCCCGGCTGCTCGCTGGCGGCACCGATCTGGCCCTGGAAGTCACTCAATTCCACCGTACCCTGCCTGTGATGATCTACGTCGGCAACGTCGCAGAAATGAAGCGCATCGAAACCTTTGCCGATCGCATCGAGATCGGCGCCGCCACTGCCCTCTCCGACTGCTATGAAGCGTTGAACGCCGAGTACCCGGACTTCGGCGAATTGCTGCACCGCTTCGCCTCGTTGCAGATCCGCAATCAGGGCACCCTCGGCGGCAACATCGGCAACGCCTCGCCGATCGGTGACTCGCCACCGCTGCTGATCGCCCTCGGTGCGCAGATCGTGCTGTGCAAAGGCGAAACCCGCCGCACGCTGAACCTGGAAGATTACTTCATCGACTATCGCGTCACCGCGCGGCAGGAAAGCGAGTTCATCGAAAAAATCATCGTCCCGCGCGCCAGCGCCGAGCAGTTGTTCCGCGCCTATAAAGTGTCGAAACGTCTGGACGACGATATCTCCGCCGTCTGCGCCGCGTTCAACCTGCGCGTGGACAACGGTGTGATCAGCGACGCACGTGTAGCCTTCGGCGGCATGGCGGCGATCCCCAAACGCGCTGCGCATTGCGAAGCCGTGCTGCTTGGTCAGCCGTTCAATAACGCCGTGATCGAACGCGCCTGCGCCGCGCTGGCCGAAGACTTCACGCCACTCTCGGACTTCCGCGCCAGCAAGGAATATCGCCTGCTCAGCGCGCAGAATCTGCTGCGCAAATACTTCATCGAACTGCAAACACCGCACATCGAGACTCGGGTGACCGCTTATGTCTAA
- a CDS encoding GntR family transcriptional regulator encodes MTFKAPDSLAEQIAHHLAERIIRGEMKPGERIQEQKVTLALNVSRGSVREALLILERRHLIAILPRRGAHVTELTPHKVQSLCTLMSELYILLGNSVANGWQVQSDMAPFVQIQQRLTANYERGDIRSFVDDSFAVMRAAYPFANNPYLQETVENLQPAMSRAYFLALEQRKAEMSEFLELFERLLAAVLARDLPQIRIVLTAYAQRSCDLVVSALTVA; translated from the coding sequence ATGACGTTCAAGGCGCCGGACAGCCTCGCCGAGCAAATCGCTCACCACCTCGCCGAACGCATCATTCGTGGCGAAATGAAGCCGGGAGAGCGCATCCAGGAACAGAAGGTCACGCTGGCGCTCAACGTCAGCCGCGGTTCGGTCCGCGAAGCCTTGCTGATCCTCGAGCGCCGTCACCTGATCGCGATCCTGCCGCGTCGTGGCGCCCACGTGACCGAGCTGACGCCGCACAAGGTGCAGAGCCTGTGCACGCTGATGAGCGAGCTGTACATCCTGCTCGGCAATTCCGTAGCGAATGGCTGGCAAGTGCAGTCGGACATGGCGCCGTTCGTGCAGATCCAGCAGCGCCTGACCGCCAATTACGAGCGCGGCGATATCCGCAGCTTCGTCGATGACAGCTTCGCGGTGATGCGCGCCGCCTATCCGTTTGCCAACAATCCGTACCTGCAAGAAACCGTCGAGAACCTCCAGCCGGCGATGAGCCGCGCCTATTTTCTCGCCCTCGAACAGCGCAAGGCGGAAATGAGCGAATTCCTCGAACTGTTCGAACGCCTGCTCGCCGCCGTCCTCGCCCGTGATTTGCCGCAGATCCGCATCGTGCTCACGGCGTACGCCCAGCGCAGCTGCGATCTGGTGGTGTCTGCGCTGACGGTTGCCTGA
- the smc gene encoding chromosome segregation protein SMC, translating to MRLKCIKLAGFKSFVDPTTVNFPSNMAAVVGPNGCGKSNIIDAVRWVMGESSAKNLRGESMTDVIFNGSTSRKPVSQASIELVFDNSDGTLLGEYAAYAEISIRRKVTRDSQTTYYLNGTKCRRRDITDIFLGTGLGPRSYSIIEQGMISKLIESKPEDLRNFIEEAAGISKYKERRRETENRIRRTHENLARLTDLREELERQLERLHRQAEAAKKYQELKAEERQLKAQLSALRWQDLNEQVGQRESIIGNQEVSFEALVAEQRNADAAIERLRDGHHDLSERFNLVQGRFYSVGGDIARVEQSIQHGQQRLRQLQDDLKEAERARLETESHLGHDRTLLLTLGEELDMLTPEQGVTSAAAEEAAAALEEAETTMHGWQEQWDAFNLTAAEPRRQAEVQQSRIQQLESSMERLADRQKRLGEERALLSADPEDAAILALNEQLAESEATLEDLQTSEEAQVEKLEQLRQELQQALTAQQQAQGDLQRLNGRLASLEALQQAALDPGTGTAEWLKEHNLAERPRLAEGLKVEAGWELAVETVLGADLQAVLVDDFSGFDLSGFTQGDLRLLSPASDGVRVAGSLLDKVEAQIDLSPWLGQVKPVDSLEQALALRGQLSAGQSLISRDGYWVGRHFLRVRRASEAESGMLARGQEIEALQLEREEREATVEAMETRLQTLRAQQRQQENGREHLRRLLQDEARQQGELKAQLSAGKAKAEQLTLRRTRLDEELVELAEQRELEHEQVGEARMQLQEALDAMALDTEQRELLLAQRDSLRERLDRVRQEARQHKDHAHQLAVRLGSLRAQHDSTRQALERLEMQAERLTEKREQLSLNLEEGEAPLEELRLKLEELLDKRMTVDEELKTAQIALEDADRELRDAEKRRTQAEQQSQLIRGQLEQQRMEWQALTVRRKALQDQLLEDGYDLNGVLATLTAQASEREAEEELERINARIQRLGAINLAAIDEYTQQSERKRYLDAQDADLVEALETLENVIRKIDKETRNRFKDTFDQINGGLQALFPKVFGGGRAYLELTGEDLLDTGVTIMAQPPGKKNSTIHLLSGGEKALTALALVFAIFKLNPAPFCMLDEVDAPLDDANVGRYARLVKEMSQTVQFIYITHNKIAMEMAEQLMGVTMHEPGCSRLVAVDVEEAMAMVDA from the coding sequence GTGCGGCTAAAGTGCATCAAACTGGCGGGGTTCAAGTCCTTCGTCGACCCGACCACGGTGAACTTCCCCAGTAACATGGCGGCGGTCGTCGGGCCGAACGGTTGCGGCAAGTCGAACATCATCGACGCCGTGCGCTGGGTGATGGGCGAAAGTTCGGCGAAGAACCTGCGTGGCGAGTCGATGACCGACGTCATCTTCAACGGCTCGACCAGCCGCAAACCGGTGAGCCAGGCCAGTATCGAACTGGTGTTCGACAACTCCGACGGCACGCTGCTCGGCGAATACGCCGCCTACGCGGAGATTTCCATCCGCCGCAAAGTCACCCGCGACAGCCAGACTACTTATTACCTCAACGGCACCAAATGCCGTCGACGCGACATCACCGACATTTTCCTCGGCACCGGCCTCGGCCCGCGCAGCTACTCGATCATCGAACAGGGGATGATCTCCAAGCTGATCGAATCCAAGCCCGAAGACCTGCGCAATTTCATCGAAGAAGCAGCGGGCATCTCCAAGTACAAGGAGCGCCGCCGCGAGACTGAAAACCGCATCCGCCGCACCCATGAAAACCTCGCGCGTCTGACCGACCTGCGCGAAGAGCTGGAGCGCCAGCTCGAACGTCTGCACCGTCAGGCCGAGGCGGCGAAAAAGTATCAGGAACTCAAGGCCGAAGAGCGCCAGCTCAAGGCGCAACTGTCGGCCCTGCGCTGGCAGGATCTCAACGAGCAGGTCGGCCAGCGCGAGTCGATCATCGGCAACCAGGAAGTCAGCTTCGAAGCGTTGGTCGCTGAACAGCGTAACGCTGACGCGGCCATTGAACGCCTGCGCGACGGCCACCACGACCTGTCCGAACGCTTCAATCTGGTGCAGGGCCGCTTCTATTCGGTCGGCGGCGACATTGCCCGGGTCGAGCAGAGTATTCAGCACGGCCAGCAGCGGCTGCGCCAGTTGCAGGACGATCTGAAAGAAGCCGAACGCGCGCGACTGGAAACCGAATCGCACCTGGGCCACGACCGCACCCTGCTGCTGACCCTCGGTGAAGAGCTGGACATGCTCACCCCCGAGCAGGGAGTCACCAGCGCCGCCGCCGAAGAAGCCGCCGCTGCGCTTGAAGAAGCCGAAACCACCATGCACGGCTGGCAGGAGCAGTGGGACGCTTTCAACCTGACCGCTGCCGAACCGCGCCGTCAGGCCGAAGTGCAACAGTCGCGGATCCAGCAGCTGGAAAGCAGCATGGAGCGCCTGGCCGACCGGCAGAAACGCCTCGGCGAAGAGCGCGCGTTGCTTTCAGCCGATCCGGAAGACGCGGCGATCTTGGCCCTCAACGAGCAGCTCGCCGAGTCCGAAGCGACCCTGGAAGATCTGCAGACCAGCGAAGAAGCGCAGGTCGAAAAGCTCGAACAACTGCGTCAGGAATTGCAGCAGGCGTTGACCGCCCAGCAGCAGGCGCAGGGCGATCTGCAGCGACTCAACGGGCGTTTGGCATCGCTGGAAGCCTTGCAGCAGGCCGCGCTCGACCCGGGCACCGGCACCGCCGAATGGTTGAAGGAACACAACCTCGCCGAGCGTCCGCGTCTGGCCGAGGGCCTGAAGGTCGAGGCGGGTTGGGAGTTGGCGGTGGAAACCGTGCTCGGCGCCGATCTGCAAGCGGTGCTGGTTGACGATTTCAGCGGTTTTGATCTGTCCGGTTTCACTCAAGGCGATTTGCGCCTGCTCAGCCCGGCCAGTGATGGCGTGCGGGTGGCCGGCAGTCTGCTGGACAAAGTCGAGGCGCAGATCGATCTGTCGCCGTGGCTTGGCCAGGTCAAACCGGTCGACAGCCTTGAGCAGGCGCTGGCCTTGCGCGGCCAGTTGAGCGCCGGGCAAAGCCTGATCAGTCGCGATGGCTATTGGGTCGGTCGACACTTTTTACGCGTACGTCGCGCGAGCGAAGCGGAAAGCGGCATGCTCGCCCGTGGCCAGGAAATCGAAGCGTTGCAGCTGGAGCGCGAAGAGCGCGAAGCCACGGTCGAGGCCATGGAAACCCGTCTGCAAACCTTGCGTGCGCAACAGCGTCAGCAGGAAAACGGCCGCGAACATCTGCGCCGTTTGCTGCAGGACGAAGCGCGCCAGCAAGGCGAACTGAAAGCGCAGTTGTCCGCCGGCAAAGCCAAGGCCGAACAGCTGACATTGCGCCGCACCCGTCTGGATGAAGAGCTGGTCGAACTTGCCGAACAGCGTGAGCTTGAGCACGAACAGGTCGGCGAAGCGCGCATGCAATTGCAGGAAGCGCTGGACGCCATGGCCCTGGATACCGAGCAGCGCGAGTTGCTGCTGGCCCAGCGCGACAGCCTGCGCGAACGCCTCGACCGCGTGCGTCAGGAAGCGCGGCAGCACAAGGATCACGCCCATCAATTGGCCGTGCGTCTCGGCTCGCTGCGTGCCCAGCACGATTCCACGCGGCAGGCGCTGGAGCGTCTGGAAATGCAGGCCGAGCGTCTGACTGAAAAGCGCGAACAGTTGAGTCTGAATCTGGAGGAGGGCGAGGCACCGCTGGAAGAGTTGCGCCTCAAGCTCGAGGAGTTGCTCGACAAGCGCATGACCGTCGATGAAGAACTCAAGACTGCGCAGATCGCCCTGGAAGACGCCGATCGTGAATTGCGCGACGCGGAAAAACGCCGGACCCAGGCCGAACAGCAATCGCAGCTGATTCGCGGTCAGCTCGAACAGCAACGCATGGAATGGCAAGCCCTGACCGTACGGCGCAAGGCTTTACAGGATCAACTGCTTGAAGACGGCTACGATCTCAACGGCGTGCTCGCGACATTGACCGCACAAGCCAGTGAACGCGAAGCCGAAGAAGAACTCGAACGCATCAATGCGCGGATCCAGCGTCTGGGTGCGATCAACCTCGCGGCCATCGATGAATACACGCAACAATCTGAGCGTAAACGTTATCTGGATGCGCAGGACGCCGATCTGGTCGAAGCGCTGGAGACCCTGGAAAACGTCATCCGCAAGATCGACAAGGAAACCCGTAACCGTTTCAAAGATACCTTTGATCAGATCAACGGCGGTTTACAGGCACTTTTTCCAAAAGTTTTCGGTGGTGGACGGGCGTATTTGGAACTGACGGGCGAAGATCTACTCGATACAGGGGTGACGATCATGGCGCAGCCGCCCGGGAAGAAGAACAGCACCATCCATTTGCTCTCCGGCGGCGAAAAAGCCCTGACTGCACTGGCCCTGGTTTTTGCCATCTTCAAGTTGAACCCGGCGCCGTTCTGCATGCTCGATGAGGTTGACGCGCCACTGGATGACGCTAACGTTGGACGCTATGCACGCCTGGTCAAAGAGATGTCGCAGACCGTGCAGTTCATCTACATCACCCACAACAAGATCGCCATGGAAATGGCCGAGCAGTTGATGGGCGTGACCATGCATGAACCGGGTTGTTCGCGATTGGTGGCGGTGGATGTCGAGGAGGCGATGGCGATGGTGGATGCCTGA
- the zipA gene encoding cell division protein ZipA → MEIGLREWLIVIGIIVIAGILFDGWRRMRGGKGKLKFRLDRSLSNLPDEDTSAELLGPARVLDTHKEPQLDEHDLPSVSMPNREAREPRESGSKRGKRGSNGPAQGDLNLDLDLDGGPSFSSRDDDFVEDSKPVPAVAEKDQPQAEEVLVISVICRDPAGFKGPALLQNILESGLRFGEMDIFHRHESMAGNGEVLFSMANAVKPGIFDLDDIDHFSTPAVSFFLGLPGPRHPKQAFDVMVAAARKLSQELNGELKDDQRSVLTAQTIEHYRQRIVEFERRALTQKR, encoded by the coding sequence ATGGAAATCGGTCTGCGCGAGTGGCTGATCGTCATCGGCATCATTGTGATAGCCGGTATTCTTTTCGATGGCTGGCGCCGTATGCGCGGCGGCAAGGGAAAGCTGAAATTCCGTCTCGACCGGAGCCTGTCCAATCTGCCGGACGAGGACACCAGCGCCGAGCTGTTGGGCCCGGCCCGCGTGCTGGACACGCACAAGGAGCCGCAACTGGACGAGCACGATCTGCCGTCGGTGAGCATGCCCAACCGCGAAGCCCGCGAGCCGCGTGAATCCGGTTCGAAACGTGGCAAGCGCGGCAGCAATGGCCCGGCGCAGGGCGACTTGAACCTCGACCTGGATCTGGACGGCGGTCCGAGCTTCAGCAGCCGTGATGACGATTTCGTCGAAGACAGCAAACCTGTACCGGCCGTAGCGGAAAAGGATCAGCCGCAAGCCGAAGAAGTCCTGGTGATCAGCGTGATCTGCCGCGACCCGGCTGGCTTCAAAGGCCCGGCGCTGCTGCAGAACATTCTCGAAAGCGGCCTGCGTTTTGGCGAGATGGATATTTTCCACCGCCACGAAAGCATGGCCGGCAACGGCGAAGTGCTGTTCTCCATGGCCAACGCGGTCAAGCCGGGGATTTTCGATCTGGACGACATCGACCATTTCAGCACCCCGGCGGTGAGCTTCTTCCTCGGCCTGCCCGGCCCGCGTCATCCGAAACAGGCTTTCGATGTGATGGTCGCGGCAGCGCGCAAGCTGTCTCAGGAACTGAACGGCGAATTGAAAGACGACCAGCGCAGCGTACTGACCGCGCAGACGATCGAGCACTACCGTCAGCGTATCGTCGAATTCGAACGCCGCGCCCTGACCCAGAAGCGCTAA
- the ligA gene encoding NAD-dependent DNA ligase LigA translates to MTAAKTRILELRAELDQHNYRYHVLDEPSIPDAEYDRLFHELKALEAANPELITSDSPTQRVGSMALTAFTQVRHEIPMLSLGNAFEESDMREFDRRVNEGLDVPVGDLFGGGSAIEYSCEPKLDGLAVSLLYQDGLLVRGATRGDGTTGEDISVNVRTVRNIPLKLHGEGWPATLEVRGEVFMSKAGFERLNASQLEIGGKTFANPRNAAAGSLRQLDSKITANRPLEFCCYGIGQVSHDISDTHIGNLKQLQKWGMPISHELKLAKGIDECLAYYHDIGARRNALAYEIDGVVFKVNSIADQRELGFRAREPRWAIAHKFPAMEELTELLDVEFQVGRTGAVTPVARLKPVKVAGVTVANATLHNMDEVARLGLMIGDTVIIRRAGDVIPQVVQVVTERRPDDARPVAIPESCPVCGSHVERTQLVKRSKGKETFSEGAVYRCVGRLACGAQLKQAIIHFVSRRAMDIEGLGDKSVEQLVDEGLVSSPADLYALKFDDIVDLEGFAEVSSNKLLKAIEDSKQPSLARFIYALGIPDVGEETAKVLARSLGSLERVHQALPHVLTYLPDVGLEVAHEIHSFFEDAHNRQVITELLGHGLQIQDQGELGAEFAASTTLGGLLDKLHIPFVGPGGAQKLADRFGSLDAVMNADWLDMRQALPEKQANSVREFFASPENRQLAEQAEQQLRDFGMHWQSEKKVVEGLPLSGETWVLTGKVELMSRDVAKDHLESLGAKVAGSVSAKTHCVVAGPGAGSKLTKANELGVKVMDEEAFIAFLKTHGVAV, encoded by the coding sequence ATGACCGCCGCCAAAACCCGCATTCTAGAGCTGCGCGCTGAGCTGGATCAGCACAACTATCGCTACCACGTTCTCGACGAGCCGAGTATTCCGGATGCCGAATACGACCGCTTGTTCCACGAGCTCAAGGCGCTGGAAGCGGCCAACCCGGAACTGATCACCAGCGACTCGCCGACCCAGCGCGTCGGCAGCATGGCGCTGACTGCGTTCACCCAGGTGCGTCATGAAATCCCCATGCTCAGCCTCGGCAACGCCTTCGAAGAGTCCGACATGCGCGAGTTCGATCGCCGCGTCAACGAAGGTCTCGACGTGCCGGTGGGCGATCTGTTCGGTGGCGGCTCGGCGATTGAATACAGCTGCGAGCCGAAGCTTGATGGCCTGGCGGTCAGCCTTTTGTATCAGGACGGTTTGCTGGTGCGCGGTGCTACCCGTGGCGATGGCACCACCGGCGAAGACATCAGCGTCAATGTGCGCACCGTGCGCAACATTCCTCTGAAGCTGCACGGCGAGGGCTGGCCGGCGACGCTGGAAGTACGCGGCGAAGTGTTCATGTCCAAGGCCGGTTTCGAGCGCCTCAACGCTTCGCAACTGGAGATCGGCGGCAAGACCTTCGCCAACCCGCGCAACGCCGCAGCGGGCAGTCTGCGCCAGCTCGATTCGAAGATCACCGCCAACCGGCCGCTGGAATTCTGTTGCTACGGCATTGGCCAAGTGTCCCACGATATTTCCGACACGCACATTGGCAACCTCAAGCAGTTGCAGAAGTGGGGCATGCCGATCAGTCACGAGCTGAAGCTGGCCAAGGGCATCGACGAGTGCCTGGCGTACTACCACGACATCGGCGCACGGCGTAATGCACTCGCTTATGAAATCGACGGTGTAGTGTTCAAGGTCAACAGCATTGCCGATCAGCGTGAGCTGGGCTTCCGCGCCCGCGAACCGCGCTGGGCGATCGCGCACAAATTCCCGGCGATGGAAGAGCTCACCGAGTTGCTCGACGTTGAATTCCAGGTCGGCCGCACCGGCGCGGTGACGCCGGTGGCGCGTCTGAAACCGGTGAAAGTCGCTGGCGTCACCGTGGCCAACGCCACATTGCACAACATGGACGAAGTCGCGCGACTGGGCCTGATGATCGGCGACACGGTGATCATCCGCCGCGCCGGCGACGTGATTCCGCAAGTGGTGCAGGTGGTCACCGAGCGTCGCCCCGATGACGCGCGCCCGGTGGCCATTCCTGAAAGCTGCCCGGTGTGCGGTTCGCACGTTGAGCGCACGCAACTGGTCAAGCGCAGCAAGGGCAAGGAAACCTTCAGCGAAGGCGCGGTGTATCGCTGCGTCGGCCGGTTGGCCTGTGGCGCGCAACTGAAGCAGGCGATCATCCACTTCGTTTCGCGCCGGGCCATGGACATCGAAGGTCTGGGCGACAAGAGCGTCGAGCAACTGGTCGATGAAGGTCTGGTCAGTTCTCCGGCCGATCTGTATGCGCTGAAGTTCGATGACATCGTCGACCTTGAAGGTTTCGCCGAGGTCTCGAGCAACAAGTTGCTGAAAGCCATCGAAGACAGCAAGCAACCGAGCCTGGCACGGTTCATCTACGCCCTCGGCATTCCCGATGTCGGCGAAGAGACGGCCAAGGTGCTGGCGCGGTCGCTGGGTTCACTGGAGCGCGTGCATCAGGCCTTGCCGCATGTGCTGACCTACCTGCCGGACGTCGGCCTGGAAGTGGCGCACGAGATTCACAGTTTCTTCGAGGATGCGCATAACCGGCAGGTAATTACCGAATTGCTCGGCCATGGTTTGCAGATTCAGGACCAAGGCGAGTTGGGTGCGGAGTTCGCCGCCAGTACCACATTAGGCGGCTTGCTCGACAAGCTGCATATTCCTTTCGTCGGCCCCGGTGGTGCGCAGAAACTGGCCGACCGCTTCGGTTCACTCGATGCGGTGATGAACGCTGACTGGCTGGACATGCGTCAGGCATTGCCCGAGAAACAGGCCAACTCGGTGCGCGAGTTCTTCGCCTCGCCCGAGAATCGCCAACTCGCCGAGCAGGCCGAACAGCAACTGCGCGATTTCGGCATGCATTGGCAGAGCGAGAAGAAAGTCGTTGAAGGTTTGCCATTGTCCGGCGAAACCTGGGTGCTGACGGGCAAGGTCGAACTGATGAGCCGGGATGTGGCCAAGGATCACCTGGAAAGCCTCGGCGCCAAGGTCGCCGGCTCCGTCTCGGCGAAAACCCATTGCGTGGTTGCAGGCCCGGGTGCCGGGTCGAAACTCACCAAGGCTAACGAGCTGGGTGTGAAGGTCATGGACGAAGAAGCGTTCATCGCCTTCCTCAAAACCCACGGCGTCGCCGTGTGA
- a CDS encoding zinc-binding metallopeptidase family protein, producing the protein MHRFFEQLSSRIIAPFVAGSSRNSKVWPCRCGQSLFFRNSQCLACNALLGYQPEQSRLTSLQPGPEEGTWTLDVDPDAGLFRRCANLDMSAACNWLLPANDHDTLCIACSLNRTIPDLAVPENPERWRKVEIAKRRLVAQLITLGLPVIPKTMDEETGLAFDFIGVDLQGNAPMTGHANGLITLDIQEADDAHREQVRAQMHEPYRTLLGHFRHEVGHYYWDRLIANGPWLGAFRNLFGDERASYAEALDRHYQQGASLDWPQHYVSAYATMHPWEDWAETWAHYLHMMDAVDTALGFGMSAREMDFDYQPFPASTLYDPEHPGGSAFLSFVNAWIELAGMLNELSRSMGQPDFYPFVLPAAAIAKLHFIHLVIQQAGGRADEVLAL; encoded by the coding sequence ATGCACCGTTTTTTCGAGCAGCTCAGTTCCCGCATCATCGCGCCGTTCGTGGCCGGATCCTCACGCAACAGCAAAGTCTGGCCGTGCCGTTGTGGCCAGTCGCTGTTCTTTCGCAACAGTCAGTGCCTGGCCTGTAACGCCTTGCTCGGTTATCAACCCGAGCAAAGTCGCCTGACCTCGCTGCAGCCTGGGCCGGAAGAGGGCACCTGGACACTCGACGTCGATCCCGACGCCGGCCTGTTCCGCCGCTGCGCCAACCTCGACATGTCCGCCGCGTGCAACTGGCTGCTGCCGGCCAACGATCACGACACCTTGTGCATCGCCTGCAGCCTCAATCGCACCATTCCCGATCTGGCTGTCCCTGAGAATCCCGAGCGCTGGCGCAAGGTCGAAATCGCCAAGCGCCGCCTGGTCGCGCAACTGATCACTCTCGGCCTGCCGGTGATCCCGAAAACCATGGACGAAGAAACCGGGCTGGCGTTCGATTTCATTGGTGTCGACTTGCAGGGCAATGCGCCGATGACCGGCCACGCCAATGGCCTCATTACCCTCGATATCCAAGAAGCCGACGATGCCCATCGCGAGCAGGTCAGGGCGCAGATGCACGAGCCCTATCGCACGCTGCTCGGGCATTTTCGCCATGAGGTCGGCCACTATTACTGGGATCGCCTGATTGCCAACGGCCCCTGGCTTGGCGCATTCCGCAATCTGTTCGGCGACGAGCGCGCCAGCTACGCCGAGGCGCTGGACCGCCATTATCAGCAGGGCGCGTCACTGGACTGGCCGCAGCACTACGTCAGCGCCTACGCGACCATGCACCCGTGGGAAGACTGGGCGGAAACCTGGGCGCATTACCTGCACATGATGGACGCCGTGGACACCGCACTGGGCTTCGGCATGAGCGCACGAGAAATGGATTTCGACTATCAGCCGTTTCCGGCCAGCACCCTGTACGACCCGGAGCATCCCGGCGGGAGCGCGTTCCTGTCATTCGTCAACGCATGGATCGAACTGGCCGGCATGCTCAACGAACTGTCGCGCAGCATGGGCCAGCCGGATTTCTATCCGTTCGTACTGCCGGCAGCGGCGATCGCCAAGCTGCACTTCATTCATCTGGTGATCCAGCAGGCGGGCGGTCGTGCAGACGAAGTCCTGGCCCTGTAG
- a CDS encoding substrate-binding periplasmic protein yields MRWAVAALLGISLNAMAAQAPLRFAVPDSWAMPMVQLQGGRPTQGILHDILLSLATQVGAPAQFIVLPRARVQNAMEHGDIDVRCYAAQSWLPNQSGDYIWSVPLWFQRDLLVSREDQSAQINPADLPRQAIGTVLGYSYPTLQSLFDADRLQREDARNQEQVLEKLLAGRYRYAVSNQWTLDWINQRLLPKQQLRGVAVLQEQHIGCYVRNDPKVPVQLILRTLLRMKMSGEIDDIIRLYTGTSEHTP; encoded by the coding sequence ATGCGGTGGGCCGTGGCGGCATTGCTGGGTATCAGCCTCAACGCGATGGCCGCGCAAGCGCCGTTGCGCTTCGCCGTGCCGGATAGCTGGGCGATGCCGATGGTGCAACTTCAAGGCGGCAGACCGACCCAGGGCATCCTGCACGACATCCTGCTCAGTCTGGCGACCCAGGTTGGCGCACCGGCGCAATTCATCGTCCTGCCGCGCGCGCGGGTCCAGAACGCCATGGAACACGGCGACATCGATGTGCGCTGCTATGCCGCACAGTCGTGGTTGCCGAATCAGTCCGGCGATTACATCTGGAGCGTGCCGCTGTGGTTTCAGCGTGACCTGCTGGTCAGCCGCGAGGATCAATCGGCGCAGATCAATCCCGCTGATCTGCCGCGACAGGCCATCGGCACCGTCCTCGGTTACAGCTACCCGACCCTGCAATCACTGTTCGACGCCGACCGGTTGCAACGCGAGGACGCGCGCAATCAGGAACAGGTGCTGGAAAAGCTCCTCGCCGGACGCTATCGCTACGCAGTAAGCAATCAGTGGACGCTGGACTGGATCAATCAGCGCCTGCTGCCAAAGCAGCAGTTGCGAGGGGTCGCGGTGCTCCAGGAACAGCATATCGGCTGCTATGTCAGGAACGACCCGAAAGTGCCGGTGCAGCTGATTCTGCGGACGTTGCTGCGGATGAAAATGTCCGGCGAGATAGACGACATCATCCGGCTCTACACCGGCACTTCCGAACACACCCCATAA